One genomic region from Lujinxingia vulgaris encodes:
- the mtnA gene encoding S-methyl-5-thioribose-1-phosphate isomerase, whose amino-acid sequence MASNVVPLSWEGDRATGRLLMLDQRQLPTEEVWLKMHSAEDVARGIREMVIRGAPAIGIAAAFGMALGMRAFEGPLHERPAEFSRIRELLASTRPTAVNLFWALERCARVAERLRDADNASLTDALFNEADQIFQDDRDNNLRLGNYGAALFEGPTRILTHCNTGALATGGYGTALGVIRALHASQKLEHVWVGETRPYLQGARLTAWECVKEGIDATLITDSMAAHFMKLGQVDAVILGTDRIARNGDVANKIGTYGLAVLCKHHNIPFYVATPLSTIDLNTASGDDIEIEQRDPTEVTHIGGRQMAPEGVGVAHPAFDVTPADLVTAIITEAGVVYPPYTDTLPTLF is encoded by the coding sequence ATCGCCTCCAACGTCGTCCCCTTAAGCTGGGAGGGCGACCGCGCCACCGGCCGCCTCCTGATGCTCGACCAGCGCCAGCTCCCCACCGAGGAAGTCTGGCTGAAGATGCACAGCGCCGAAGACGTCGCCCGCGGTATCCGCGAGATGGTCATCCGCGGCGCCCCGGCCATCGGCATCGCCGCGGCCTTCGGCATGGCCCTGGGCATGCGCGCCTTTGAAGGCCCTCTGCACGAGCGCCCCGCCGAGTTCTCGCGCATCCGCGAGCTCCTCGCCAGCACTCGCCCCACCGCCGTCAACCTCTTCTGGGCCCTGGAGCGCTGCGCTCGCGTCGCTGAACGCCTGCGCGACGCCGACAACGCCTCGCTCACCGACGCCCTCTTCAACGAAGCCGACCAGATCTTCCAGGACGACCGCGACAATAACCTGCGCCTTGGCAACTATGGCGCCGCCCTTTTTGAGGGCCCCACCCGCATCCTCACCCACTGCAACACCGGCGCGCTCGCCACGGGTGGCTACGGCACCGCCCTGGGCGTCATCCGCGCCCTGCACGCCTCCCAAAAACTCGAACACGTCTGGGTCGGCGAGACCCGCCCCTACCTCCAGGGCGCCCGCCTCACCGCCTGGGAGTGCGTCAAAGAAGGCATCGACGCCACGCTGATCACCGACTCGATGGCCGCCCACTTCATGAAGCTCGGCCAGGTCGACGCCGTCATCCTCGGCACCGACCGCATCGCCCGCAACGGTGACGTCGCCAACAAGATCGGCACCTACGGCCTGGCCGTGCTCTGCAAGCACCACAACATCCCCTTCTACGTCGCCACCCCCCTCTCCACCATCGACCTGAACACCGCCAGCGGCGACGACATCGAGATCGAACAACGCGACCCCACCGAGGTCACCCATATCGGCGGCCGCCAGATGGCCCCCGAAGGCGTCGGCGTCGCCCACCCCGCCTTTGACGTCACCCCCGCCGACCTCGTCACCGCCATCATCACCGAAGCCGGCGTCGTCTACCCCCCCTACACCGACACCCTCCCCACGTTATTCTAA